A window of Oncorhynchus nerka isolate Pitt River linkage group LG4, Oner_Uvic_2.0, whole genome shotgun sequence contains these coding sequences:
- the LOC115128398 gene encoding class I histocompatibility antigen, F10 alpha chain-like, with amino-acid sequence MCAFKMYVVVLLFLFATLSTVDSVEKWSLNYIYTALSKPVELPGIHEFTAMGLMNDKQIDYYDSVAKKKIPKQDWMREKLPADYWDKGTQSRKSKEQWFKVNVNILMDRMRHNNTDVHILQWKHGCEIDRQSDGTLKFIKGTDQYSYDGDDFLAFDDANMQWVAPVVQAQPTKRKWDGVQILNQYTKGYLEKECVDWLSKFMAYEDKEVSRADSPKVYAFAKKAKTAGNVRLTCMATGFYPKDVEMHIKKNGVPLTERDGVQSTGILPNDDDTYQIRMSVQIPEADKGTYECSVNHVALKEPVVVKWDGKCCDCTQVTGVVIGAVVAVVLLLIVFSSMLVLWKKGKIFAGTKGDLPATGIQAPLNVIKDDAISTDSGTKDDASSTDSDQGSIERLERETMLANGVTKDDASSTDSGQGSNESLEKKAMLPS; translated from the exons ATGTGTGCGTTCAAAATGTATGTCGTCGTACTTTTGTTCCTTTTCGCGACACTTTCGACGGTGGACAGCG TGGAGAAATGGTCGCTGAATTACATCTACACTGCCCTGTCAAAGCCAGTAGAATTGcctggtatccatgagttcactGCCATGGGTCTGATGAATGACAAACAGATCGATTACTATGACAGTGTGGCAAAGAAGAAGATTCCCAAACAGGACTGGATGAGGGAGAAGCTGCCAGCAGACTACTGGGATAAAGGCACTCAGTCACGCAAGAGCAAGGAGCAGTGGTTCAAAGTCAACGTCAACATCCTGATGGATCGCATGAGGCACAACAACACTG ATGTCCATATCCTTCAGTGGAAACATGGCTGTGAGATTGACCGACAGAGTGACGGCACATTGAAATTCATAAAGGGCACAGACCAGTACAGCTACGATGGTGACGACTTCCTGGCCTTTGATGATGCCAATATGCAGTGGGTGGCCCCAGTTGTTCAAGCTCAGCCGACTAAGAGGAAGTGGGACGGGGTCCAGATCCTCAACCAGTACACCAAGGGCTACCTGGAGAAGGAGTGTGTGGACTGGCTTTCCAAATTCATGGCATACGAGGACAAAGAAGTCAGTAGGGCTGATT CCCCAAAGGTCTATGCGTTTGCTAAAAAGGCCAAAACTGCCGGAAATGTCCGACTGACCTGCATGGCCACAGGTTTCTATCCCAAAGATGTAGAAATGCATATTAAGAAGAATGGTGTTCCATTGACCGAACGTGATGGAGTGCAGTCTACAGGAATCCTACCCAATGATGATGACACCTACCAGATCAGGATGAGTGTGCAGATCCCAGAGGCAGATAAGGGAACTTATGAATGCTCTGTCAACCATGTAGCTTTGAAGGAGCCAGTTGTGGTAAAATGGG ATGGGAAATGCTGCGATTGTACCCAAGTAACAGGTGTTGTCATTGGTGCTGTTGTTGCGGTGGTCCTCCTGCTGATCGTGTTTAGCTCCATGTTGGTTCTTTGGAAGAAAGGCAAAATAT TTGCTGGTACAAAAGGAGATCTACCAGCTACTGGGATCCAGGCACCTCTAAATG TGATAAAGGATGACGCTATCAGCACTGACTCTG GGACAAAGGATGACGCTAGCAGCACTGACTCTG ATCAAGGCAGCATCGAACGTCTAGAGAGGGAGACAATGCTGGCTAATGGAG TGACAAAGGATGACGCTAGCAGCACTGACTCTG GTCAAGGCAGCAACGAAAGTCTAGAGAAGAAGGCAATGCTGCCAAGTTGA